A window of the Xenopus laevis strain J_2021 chromosome 9_10L, Xenopus_laevis_v10.1, whole genome shotgun sequence genome harbors these coding sequences:
- the XB956055.L gene encoding uncharacterized protein LOC100127259: MERSPDRKRRCLGPRYSLLAEIGRGSYGVVYEALARRSGARVAVKRIRCDAPENVELALSEFWALTSLRRRHPNVVRFEECVLQRNGLAQKMSHGNKESRLYLRLVETSLKGERILGYSEEACYLWFVMEFCEGGDLNQYVLSRRPDPAINKSFMLQLTSAIAFLHKNQIVHRDLKPDNILITERSGVPVLKVADFGLSKVCAGLTPRGKETTGVGTNENRTVNVNKYWLSSACGSDFYMAPEVWEGHYTAKADIFALGIIIWAMIERITFVDAETKRELLGTYIKQGTEIVPVGEALLENPKMELHIPQKRRTSMSEGIRQLLKDMLAANPQDRPDAFELETRMDQVTCAA, encoded by the exons ATGGAGCGCAGCCCTGACAGGAAACGTCGGTGTCTCGGACCCCGATACAGTCTCTTGGCAGAGATCGGCCGCGGCAGTTACGGGGTGGTGTACGAGGCCCTGGCCCGGAGGAGCGGAGCACGGGTGGCGGTAAAACGGATTCGATGTGATGCCCCAGAGAATGTGGAACTGGCCCTCTCAGAGTTCTGGGCCCTCACCAGTCTCCGCCGTCGCCACCCCAACGTCGTGCGATTCGAGGAATGCGTCCTACAACGTAACGGCCTGGCCCAGAAGATGTCGCACGGCAACAAGGAGTCGCGACTCTATCTGCGACTGGTTGAGACTTCTCTCAAGG GTGAGCGAATTTTGGGATATTCTGAAGAAGCTTGTTACCTATGGTTCGTAATGGAGTTCTGCGAGGGCGGTGATCTTAATCAGTATGTCCTGTCCAGACGACCAGACCCTGCTATAAACAAGAGCTTTATGCTGCAGCTGACCAGTGCTATAGCATTCCTGCACAAGAACCAGATTGTTCACCGTGATCTGAAACCGGACAATATACTCATTACCGAGCGCTCAGGGGTCCCTGTGCTCAAAGTGGCTGACTTTGGCCTTAGTAAAGTGTGCGCTGGCCTAACACCCCGCGGGAAGGAGACCACCGGTGTTGGCACCAATGAAAACAGGACTGTGAATGTGAATAAATACTGGCTGTCATCAGCGTGTGGCTCAGACTTCTATATGGCTCCAGAGGTGTGGGAGGGTCACTACACTGCCAAGGCTGACATATTTGCCCTGGGCATAATAATCTGGGCCATGATCGAACGAATTACATTTGTGGATGCAGAGACCAAGAGGGAGCTGCTCGGGACCTACATAAAGCAGGGCACTGAGATTGTCCCCGTGGGGGAGGCACTGCTAGAGAACCCAAAGATGGAACTTCACATCCCACAGAAACGTAGGACTTCCATGTCTGAAGGCATCCGGCAACTGCTGAAAGACATGCTGGCTGCGAATCCACAGGATCGACCCGATGCGTTTGAGCTGGAGACTCGAATGGACCAAGTTACATGCGCTGCTTGA